One part of the Vibrio palustris genome encodes these proteins:
- the dtpA gene encoding dipeptide/tripeptide permease DtpA, with protein MSDLNVFKQPKSFYLIFSIEFWERFGFYGMQAILTVYLVKIMGMNESDSFVLFGAFSALIYGFVAAGGWIGDKVIGTKRAVTLGAIVMMVGYTLLGLSTAGQDIGGPTLIYIAMGFITVGNGLFKANPSSLLAKVYDDNDPRLDGAFTLYYMAINVGSLISMILSPLVAQKLGYGLAFGMSAVGLLITALNFLACLKMLKSVGSPADLAPVKKRNLMIVIVGSVIASLVCSYLLQHLMLAHGILVVAGLSILFFYFKEAFALTGIERKKMIVAFILMLQGVVFFVLYFQMPTSLNFFAIHNVSHSILGFAAEPEQFQALNPFWIMVASPVLAILYGKVGERLSMPYKFATGMVLCALSFLVLSWGSHFANAQGIISSNWLVASYFFQSIGELLVSGLGLAMVAQLVPQRMMGFAMGMWFLTSATAAVIAGWVASLTSAPKGISDAHASLAIYSDIFGKIGYTTAAIAVFTFIIAPKLTKIARGGNAPAMKEATAS; from the coding sequence ATGTCTGACTTGAATGTGTTCAAGCAACCTAAGTCGTTCTACCTCATTTTCTCTATCGAATTTTGGGAACGCTTTGGTTTTTATGGGATGCAAGCCATCCTGACCGTTTATTTGGTTAAAATTATGGGAATGAATGAATCTGATTCATTTGTTCTTTTTGGTGCCTTTTCTGCCCTCATCTACGGCTTTGTTGCAGCAGGCGGCTGGATCGGAGACAAAGTGATCGGTACCAAGCGAGCAGTTACGCTTGGGGCGATTGTCATGATGGTCGGGTATACTCTATTAGGGCTGTCAACCGCCGGCCAAGATATCGGTGGTCCCACACTAATTTATATCGCGATGGGGTTCATTACGGTGGGTAATGGTTTATTTAAAGCCAACCCATCAAGTTTGCTCGCTAAAGTGTATGATGACAACGATCCTCGTCTTGATGGTGCCTTCACACTTTACTATATGGCGATTAACGTCGGCTCTCTTATCTCTATGATTTTAAGCCCACTCGTGGCTCAGAAATTAGGCTATGGGTTAGCCTTTGGTATGAGTGCGGTTGGTCTATTGATCACGGCGTTAAATTTCTTAGCATGCTTAAAAATGCTCAAATCCGTCGGCTCTCCTGCTGACTTAGCCCCGGTTAAAAAACGCAATCTTATGATTGTTATTGTAGGCTCGGTCATCGCGAGTCTTGTGTGCTCTTACCTATTGCAACACTTAATGCTTGCCCATGGTATTTTAGTCGTTGCTGGCTTAAGCATTCTATTCTTCTACTTTAAAGAAGCATTTGCGTTAACGGGTATTGAGCGTAAGAAAATGATTGTTGCTTTCATTCTTATGCTGCAAGGTGTTGTATTCTTCGTTCTGTACTTCCAAATGCCGACGTCATTGAACTTCTTCGCTATTCACAATGTTAGCCACTCAATACTTGGTTTTGCCGCAGAGCCTGAACAATTCCAAGCCTTGAACCCTTTCTGGATCATGGTCGCTAGCCCTGTGCTCGCTATTTTGTATGGTAAAGTTGGTGAACGTCTGTCAATGCCTTATAAGTTTGCCACCGGTATGGTGCTGTGCGCGTTGTCGTTCCTCGTGCTTTCTTGGGGGAGTCATTTTGCCAACGCTCAAGGCATCATCAGCTCAAACTGGTTAGTCGCAAGCTACTTCTTCCAATCTATCGGCGAGTTACTTGTCTCTGGCCTTGGTCTTGCTATGGTTGCACAGTTAGTTCCACAACGCATGATGGGCTTTGCGATGGGAATGTGGTTCCTAACATCAGCGACAGCCGCTGTTATCGCGGGTTGGGTGGCAAGCCTGACATCTGCACCTAAAGGTATTTCTGATGCGCATGCCTCATTGGCAATTTATAGCGATATCTTTGGCAAGATTGGTTACACCACCGCAGCTATTGCTGTGTTTACCTTTATCATTGCCCCCAAGCTGACCAAGATCGCTCGCGGTGGCAATGCTCCGGCAATGAAAGAAGCAACAGCATCATAA